CTTCTAGGTTCAACATTTAAGTTCAACACAGATAAAATATGCCAAGTGTGACTTATAAGAAGAATATAacatctctatatctacatgCCAATATGAATACCGTATGTGATGCAACACAGTAGAATCCCAAGTACTCATACTCTCAAAGCACTCAATCTGACTGTCTCATTTCTCGCTCATCACACTCAGTCACTCGGCACTGTATGGTACCTGTTGCGGTGTGTAGACCGATCCACATATCGACATAAGGCATGTTGCgacatgtaaatatatatatatatatatatatatatatatatatatatatatatatatatatatatatatatatatatatataatgcttgTTGCATCATGAAACccgattcatatatatatatatcgctcaCTGCTTGGCACAAAGGCCCCAACTCAATCaccaatctctccagtctctcgggcttaTAAGAATCATGAtaatcagcccaaacaatgatgatatgatgtatcaataagggacaacagagactgagatatgatatgcaaataatAGTTGTGTTTGAGTACAAAATtgtaaattaaacaaataattcaacATGTAACACGATCTCAGTAggtcccaacagtaccaacacgtagcctaagcatgatttctaacataacTTGCAACTTAATTTCTCTAACACATGGAGAATATACAGATAACGACAAGATAATTCAATTATACAGTTCCATGGAattgaccaagtcacaattcttaTGGTGCAAGCccatacgcccgtcacctagcatgtgcattacatcaacaccaatcacataatacGTAATAcggggattcataccctcagaaccaagtttaaaAGTGTTGCTTACCTCAAACCATgtaaatctctactccaacaagCTTTTGCCTTGTGCAACGGCCtatgaatgcctcgaatctagccataaacagTTTGATACGAACAACCcaagctataggaatcaattccatatgaaaatgctaagttcttaatcaaaagtcaaaaagtcaactcaaaagtcaaaccccgGGATCACGTTTCGGAATTcgataaaagttacaaaatcaGAAAACCcgttcaaccacgagtccaatcaAACCAAAATACTCAAATCCGACACCAAAATCCCATTCAAATCTccaaaattcggcctaagaagatttcttcatttttcccaattttcaccccttaatcactaattaaatgatgaaatcaaagaTATAATCATGAAATTTAACCAAAACTACGTAcaaaatgacttatcccaatcaTTGCCTTGAAAATCTCTCTAAAAATTGCCTCAATCTAAAATACCAAATCAAATTTGTAAAATAaactcaaaccctcgttttttaaatatttaagtCTGCCTAGATgacccttcttcgcgatcgcgaagaacaactaTGCTGCCCCAAAATGTAACATTACACAATCGCATAAATATCCATGTGAACAGGTAGCACCCCTTCCTCAGACCTACGCATTCGCGTCTCTcttcacgcgatcgcgaagaacaaacgcATGACCTCAACTGCTAGCTacatttcttcttcgcgaacacggctTAGCTGACGCGTTCGTGATGCACTGCTTTCCCACCTTACGTGATCGCATACCAAAACTCGTGATCGCATAGTACAACAAAAACCCAACTTAATACTTCGTGATCGCATCCCTTCTCTCGCAATCGCGTACAAGAACACCAACACCAGCAAAATCTGCAGTCTCCCAAGTTTCGAAACGTGTCGTACATGATCTGAATCACCCTTGAGgccccaagacctcaaccaaatataccaacaagtcctaatacacaatacgaacttagtcgaggcctcaaattacatcaaaaacatgaatcgcaCATCAATTCTATGAACTTCTAAcgtctacattcgatgtcgaaacctatcaaatcaagcctgattgatctcaaattttgcacacaagtcatatatgacacaacggacctaatCCAACTCCCGAAACCAAATTTTGAGTTCGCTAACTATAAAgccaactcttggtcaaacttctcaattttcaaaacttcaaatttccaactttcatcatttcaagcctaaatcaactacggacctccaaattactatccggacacactcctaaatTCAAAATCACCCTACGGAGCTATCGGAACTGTCGAAACTCTATTGTgaagtcgtttacacataagtcaacatctgacaaccttttcaacttaagcttccaaccttgagatTGAGTATCTTAATTCATTCTAAAACATCCTCAGAACTGAATCAACTACCCTGCAAAGTCacataattaagcataaaatgagCAGTAAATGGGGAAACGGGGCTACaacactcaaaacgaccggcgAGATCGTTACACTTGAGAATAATAACCAGCGTTTCATAGtgttctatttttaaatttctttaatTAACCAGTTCCTGTTAATCCTTAATTAGGCAAAATGCTTCTTCCAATTAAACTTAGAACAAATGTTCTCTTCAGAAAAGCTACAAGCTGCATTATCCAAAGTCTATGACCTTACAAGTACCGTATGTATTAGTTACCAAAAAATATTTGGTAAGCTAACTTACCATATTTCTTTATAAGATAGGATATTTTTGCATATTCTCTACTAATTATCTCAATTTCCAAAACTTTTATAACAAAAATATAGTCCAATATCAACTGATAAATTTGTTACATTATACATTAacttttcctatctattacaataACCTTATATTCTTCTTTTGGCACTATAAAAGATCAATTGAGAAACAGTTCATAACGACTTTCAACAACCATAAAGAAAGTGATAATCAATTCCAATAAATAATGAAGAATTTCACTATTTTGTCCCTACTTTCTTTTGTTCTTCTCTTGAGCTTATAAGCTCCTTCTCTTGGTATGAATTTTTTTACTTCTTGATATTCATAATTTGTATTTGATTATTTAATGATTTCGATTGAAGTGTGTGATCATCTCATTTAAATGCTTAAGCTGTTAGAGAAGgtattgtattgggaaaaaactgaatttatataTTAGAGAtaacgtgtcatgacacgtggactggtcaaaaggtcaaaacgcaataaataaCCAAAAGGCACGAGCGACAACAGGTACGGAGAGGAGAaagttaaataggcacgagacgctATTCAAATGGCACGAGTCTCATACCTATTTAAGTCATTCAAAGCCAAGAGGTCAGAAGGGATTGAAGATATGAATCTGATGACataaaggagtccaaattcagtATTAAATGCCAAATACGTTAGCGAATTTgtattaaataggaatgattgtgtaacgcttcttttaatgtcatttattgctcataattgcctcattaataCAAAGGCATTACACCTtttcctagaatcaactataaaaggagaatgACCCAATATCTGTAAGAACAAGAAACACTAATGAGATTACACTAAAATACAAACTTACTGCTTTATTATTATTCTCAAGAGTCTTCtattatttttgtctcctgattatcagtaacccgaattttctctttatttctagctTCGACCAAAGACTCATATTTTTGGTTagacaaattggttccgttaccgagaaactgataatcttttcttttaagctacgTTCTATCCATTGTTAtcatcatgtcaaacaacaacaacaacgataaCAGTGAAAACAtcttgggaaaccatgaaaattAAATCCATCAAAATTAAGAAGATTTATAAAacattgacgtggttccctcccctcaaaaatcaccacgtcaatctcgtgaagacATCCCCACTCTTGAatctcgtgctgatcaacaagagcaatttGAACATTTTGCCGGAGTAAAtgaagttttacaaaaattaattgaTACACAGGTCACCAAAGCTCTTCAGACTCTAATTAGTCGATTGCTtgttgcaccacccacacctacgcctaataataatacattggagaatccttgTTCTGgccttgttaattctggaaatggagcaacccccagtgaaccacaggagggagaaccaggtaattcaaataattctcatttgcaaaatttagtactaactttgcagaaatGGCTTAAGGAACAGAATGAACGCATCGAGAAAATCCTTGGAGTTCCCCCTGTAATCAAAGGAGTGGATGTGGATAAATGCTCATAACAACCTTGGAAAAGAAGTGCTGCTCCCCTTTCGAttccaaaaaaatttaaaatgccCAATATCTCAAAGTACGACGGCACAACAGACCCACGTGATCATGTAACCGCATTTACAataggcgtaaaaggcaacgacttgaccaagcaagaaattgaatcagtactggtcaagaaatttggagaaacactaacgaagggtgcattaacctggtattctcttttacctaaaaatttaataaattcttttgctgagcttgcagattattttgttaaagcacactcgggagctcaaaaagttgaaaaaagaatggaagatattttcaaaattaaacaaGGGGACTCAGAGTTGCTCAGAGaatttgttgatagattccaacgtGAGAGGATGACTTTACcccgtgtacctgataactgggttGCGATAGCTTTTGCAAGCAACTTAAATAACAAAAGTTcagaagccacgagaagactTAAAGAAAGCTTTCGAGAGttccctgcaaccacgtggaatgatgtttacaacaggtatagtacaAAGTTGCGAATTgaggaagataccgtacctaagtttcatcatgaagaaaggagcaattccagaagatcagaaaccgaaaaaagattaggtaaaaataggtacgatccatatatggggcCTGCAGGGAAGGACTCACGGTCAAAGTAGGATAATCaacgatatgatcaaaaatcgatgAACAATCAATCTGGTTCTTCATCGAGGTTCAGAAATGATCGAAACAGACAAGAGTCATgggatgatgacagaagtttaaaggcaaggttcggtggatataactttaatgtcactacctccgaaCTCatagctgttttgagaagcatgggagataaggtaagttggccaaaagagatgcggtcaaatccaaatagacgcaatccaaaccattggtgcgaattccacaatgaccacgggcacaaaacttcagaatgtagattcttacaaagtgaagtggatcatctattgaagcgaGGTTATCTCACTGAACAATTAAGTGAGAAAGgtaaacaagcttatatgaaaaataggcaaaaGCCACCGAAGCccccttcacccaagagaaccgTGAATGTTATAAGTAGGGAAGAAGATATTCACGGTGTAACATATAcagcttccaacaaggtttctaaagtaatgattacacacgggaaacgggtacggcaggttttagaaaataaaagtatTTCTTTCGATGGTGCAGATACTGAAGGagtaatgacgcactggtaatatctttacttatacatgatactaatgtaaaacgagttttgattgatccaggaagttccgTAAATGTTATACTATTAAGGGTACTACGTGAAATGCAAGccgaagacaaaatgatacccaatgCACATACCTTGTCTgggttcgacaattcaagtgtggtaacaaaaggagaggtaattctaacaacttttgctgcaggtattgttaaagaaactaaattttaggtagtagatatggaaatggcttacaatatgatcatgggaagaccttggatccatgatatggatgttgtcccgtcaacccttcatcaagttattaaatttccatcaccgtggggaatttgccaaattcgtggggatcaacaGACAGCTAGAAGTAACAACGCTATAACAGATACgagcaccgtaaataaagaaaaatagcaattacagggaACAGTTGAAGGTATCAAGGATCAAACCTAAACTGAACAAGAAAAaacagatttagactcgagacatgatacaattcaagaacctgaagagaatgaaaatatcaaaacaacaattgaagagcttgaggctgtgatattatttgaacaATGGCCTaaacggaaggtttatgttggagccaatttaagctcagacatgcgaggtatgttgattgaatttttaaaagctaccGTGGactattttgcttggtcccatgctgatatgacatggataccaccggatgtgatgacttacaaactaaatgaagacccatctttcacaccagtaaagcaaaagaaaagaaagcaagagtCTTTTAAAAATCaagtgattcaagatgaggtccaaaagctattgaaaattgggtcaattcgcgaggtaaagtatcctaattggttagcaaacacagttgttgtacctaagaaaaacggtaagtggcgagtttgcgtggattatacagatcttaacaaagcctacccaaaagattctttccctttaccgcatatagatcagttaattgatgcaactgcaggacatgaacttttgagttttttagatgcatattcggggtacaaccaaattaaaatggaccccagtgatgaagaaaaaacttctttcatcacagacagggggacttactgttataaagtaatgccctttggtctagaaatgctggagcaacctatcaaaggttggtcaccaaaatgttccaagaacatttaggaaaagccatggaggtatatatagacgatatgctcgtcaaaacccagcattcTCATAATCATATTTttcatctatctgttacatttggaattttacgaaaatttaatatgaaactcaatccaaaaaaatgtgcattcggggttgcCTCAGGtaaatttttgggttttctcgtttctaaccgtggtattgaggtaaatccttctcagattaAAGCAATAGAGGAAATTCCTgatatccttatgaataaaaaagaagttcaaaggctaacgggaagaattgcaaccTTGGGGAGATTTATCtccaaatcttcagaaaaatgttttaaatttttctccgcactcaaaaagcaagatcattttgcgTGGAACGAAGATtgccaacaagcccttagaaatttaaaagcttacttgtcaaatccaccactATTAGCAAAACCAAAGGAAGGAGAAAAGCTACTCATTTATTTGGTCGTgtcagaagttgcggtaagtgatgttttagtccgtgaggaccaaggtaaacaatctcctatctattatgtaagtaagtcttTACTAAATGCTGAGACGCGATATCCacaactagaaaaattagcattagctttgatcatgacatctagaaaattaagaccttattttcaatgtcatcccattgttgtagttactgcttttccattacgaaacattttgcataaacatgaattgtcagGGAGATTAgaaaaatgggctatagaattaagtgaatacgaaatcatttatcaacctaggACTGCTATAATATCTCAAGTACTAGCCAATTTCGTAGCTGAATTTAGTCAGGGGATGCATCTAGAagtagaaaaagaattacaagtttttaatggtgcaaacccagggacttggattttatttactgatggctcatctaatgttAAAGGAGCAGGCCTAGGaatagttctcataccacctatGGGAGAaactattagacaggctataaaatgtacttctataactaacaatgaagcagagtatgaggctgtaattgcaggtctagaattggcacgagaactcggcataacacagattataatcaagtgtgattctcaactcgtggtcaatcagatgttggggacttatacagccagggagacacaaatgcaagaatatctcgaaaaagtacgggaactaataaagcaattccaaacttggaaggtaatgcagatcccaagagatgagaatgtggaagcagatgctttagctaatctcgcatctgcagcagacaTAGCAAAtgacgcaaatgcttcagtcatacatttatttcatttcgTTCTCAAACTTGATaagaacgaggtaaattttaatcatttaacatgggattggaggaacgaaattattgcttttttgCAGCACAGAACCGTGCCTGATGATAAAGGAAAAGCTTATgcacttcgcaaaaaagctgctcgttattgtttacatcaaggaaatctttatcggaAGATGTTTGGAGGACCATTAGCGAGGTGTCTCGGAccttctcaaacagaatatgtgatgagggaagtgcatgaaggacattgtggaaatcacgcaggaggaaggtctCTTGTAAAAACATTGATTCGAGTagggtattattggcctaaaatggaagaagaagcaaacaaagtgtgataaatgtcaacgatacggcaataatatgcatagaccagctgagttactacaccctgttatagccccgtggccctttatgaagtggggaatggatatcgtaggtccattaccacaagcaaaaggtcaggtgaagtttctacttgtacttacagattatttcactaaatgggtagaagcaagagcatttaaacaggtacgagagaaggaagttaaataCTTCATATggagaaatataatatgccgttttggagcaccaaaggaaatcgtgtgtgacaatggtccgcaattcataggagctcaaatcacagaattctttcaaagttggcaaattaaaaggataacatctacgccataccatccagtgggtaatggacaagtggaatccacaaacaaggtcattatcaacaacttaaagaaaaggttacgggattcaaaaggtaattggcctgaggtattacttggagtattatgggcttatcgtacaacaaCAAAAGCAAGcacgggagaaacaccattttcaatggtttatggtgctgAAGCCCTAATTCTAGTTGAAATAGGAGAACCGAGCACACGGTACGTTCAAGCAACGGAGAAATATAacgatgaagagatgcgggtgaaccttgatttgctcgaaggaagaagagaagttgcattaataagaatggcagcacaaaagcaagtaattgaacgatattacaacaggaaagcacgcctcagattctttaAAACTGGGGACTTCGTTCTTAAAAAGGTGGTCCAATCTACAAAGGcggctaattcaggaaagctgaATCCAAtgtgggaaggaccctacagagttcgtgacattgcaggaaaaggagcatacgagttggataCAATGGATGGCAAGGTTTTACtctcacattggaatgttgtccaTTTAAAGAGATTTTACTTCTGAGAAAGAACCCGCGGTCGGGTATCACCATGttagaatttttctttgaattgttaaaattttactaacgattttagatgctaggcaaaaaccctaactcgtgccaaatgatgagccATGACCTGCACGGCAAAATGGAGTACTCtaaaattcccagcccagggttacaGTTAATCTAATGGAAATATACAcgggttaggcagtcttcatctttaATTGCACCTCCGAGTCCGGTATgtttttctgtttcaggaaaaggtccaaattgagagaaacaaacaagtgctcgaggcttcatacctcaccgctcaaacacttgggggactacatattatacacagatacgTGCAGAAAAatagatacgaatatcgaacaaaaaTCAATCAAGATTGAGCAAGatataaaagaaaagttcagctacaaagagacaagtgttgagCAAAAGTTACGgagtcttcagcattcatcatTGTGTTCAACAAATATAAACATAAAACATTCATCATAGTATTCTTTCCCAGTATAACAAAGGGAGATTTATATCATTAGtttttcccatgagaacaacagagtcatctctcaaactcatgaGAACAAcggagtcacctctcaaacccttcctaaTATATGAAGATAGGGttatgactatgtactgaaacaggttatgaggaaaaaccttgtttattttataatttgtaaaaatctgttacaagaaaaacagttacgagaaagttatagatgtattttaatacatgtaatattcaaAAGCTTCTCCAAGTTCATGAacaaaaacttgtcaaagttatttcaaacaaaacatgtgtgttcatatttctttcatcgtattgtaACACCAttgtgaagttgagacgtcttcttcattaagtgtcgctatataaaagggccctcttttataaacctcatgctaataattcatgagaagaatcataaagcattttcaaaggataaaaatgctaagctatttTATAAGtccttaataaataaataaaaaaaggcaagaatagaacataTAGAAGTACTGAGAAAACTTCTCAAtgtaattaaaaagactaagtaaaaacttagtcagcaaaatattttttacaaacgccccattatgataactggggacttcaccaaaaaaaatcccttaaaacTGCCAAGGGATAAAACCACCaatcaataaaaaaaacaaaGTTTGGAACATATTCAACTGGTCACTAAAGGGTTGGATTGATAGAAGTTGTTATATAAGCTTCACTTTCAGAAACAACCACAGATGCGGTAGTAACTTCTGAAGAAGTAGCAACAGGAACGGTCTCAACTAGGCCTGAAGTACTAAGTTCATcgagggaagcaagagtcacggGAGCTTCAGCTTCCACAAATtgtgtcatagaagtttcaccctcgggagttggAATTGCAACATTCTCAACTTCAATTTCCACAACAACGGCTTCATTATTCAAAGGTTCTTCAGCCACAGGAGCTTCGAGTGCCAGAGAAGGAGAGTCAAGTGGTTTTTGGGTTTTTTCAATAATGTCCAAAACTTTGGCCAATTCTGATTGtaaatcaaagttttcttgagtagactccatcaaagcatcacgacgGGAATTTAGAAAAGCCTAACTCACCTCTATATTAAAATTCTCCtcaagaagttcatactccctttcccacatagcaagatcattcttcAACACTTGGTGCTCAGCTAAATGGGAACCAAGGGAAGCTTCgagggaggcatgagaactctctaAGGAACGTATCTTGTCAGAGGAGATCTTTAAATCAGCCTGAGCTttagtcaagctttgcactagttcccctgcatattcttctttcttggCCAAAAGTGCCCTGAGTTCTCTGACTTCTTCACTTgactttgataattgttctgaaaaTGCACATTCAAGGCGCTCCTTATCTTTTTCCAATTgacttgaagaagccttggcagttGCTAATTCAGAAGTCAAACCTCGTttttgctgctccaggtgatTTCTACTCTCTCGAAATTCCTCTATGgttccctgagcattctcaaactgttctttccaGTTAGTTGCTTCTAGCTGGGCTCCCTTGGCTTTTTCCTCAGCCCTGTGGATAGAATTTTCAGACTTACGGGCTTTCTTTTCCaaaagggaaattcttcccatcaattcagtaccaataaggttagcctacaaTGGTAAAATATAAGAGTAAGAGTATAAAAGTAAAAACCAAAAGCTCgtaaacaagaagaagaaaagtaccttcaaagtagaatgaactatgtcattcatcagcgTTAAGAAACTGTGACTGCTcatttcttcttctcaatatctccaatcaaTGGCTCAACCAAACATCTGCTCCGCCTGACTTCCTTAAAAGATTGTTATTAGCAGGAACTTCTAGTGTAACGCTCCTCATAGCCAAGTTTCTACTACCAGAACCCTCCCCTACCTGTTAAACAGAGGTAGGGGAAGCTACATATGGAGGAGCGGTGGAAGAAGTGAAAAAAACAGAAGTCGAAGGATGTGAAGCAGGTAAGGGAGCAGAAATTGGTAAAGGAGCACTAACATATGAAATAGGCCAGAAAACACTTGAAACCAAGGGAGGAATAGAAGGAATGGGAATAGAAGAAGAGAgaggaatttcatcaaacactgGCCCAAGTTCTCCACTTCCGAAACCACTAACGAAGAGACATTGAATAGACTCAGGGGTGTCTCTTGGGGTGGTTTCATCATCAGAATGAATGAGAATAGGACTGGTGAGAGAGGCACGAGCAGGAGTAATTTCAGCTTCATCTTCGGTAACAATGCGTCTCCTAGCTCTTGGTCTAGCTATCAAAGAGGtatcctcatcttcttcattctCAGAATCTTCTTCTATAACTTTCCTCTTTGATAGCATGACTTGAGTTCTTTCCAAAGAAATTGAAGAGCTAAAAGAAGCTCGAAGGGAAACAGCTACCTCAGCTGTCATTCATCTAAtaccaaatcctgataaaaatagGAATGAAAAGTTAAGAGCAAGAAAGAATTTAACATACG
This sequence is a window from Nicotiana sylvestris chromosome 3, ASM39365v2, whole genome shotgun sequence. Protein-coding genes within it:
- the LOC138887026 gene encoding uncharacterized protein, producing the protein MVYGAEALILVEIGEPSTRYVQATEKYNDEEMRVNLDLLEGRREVALIRMAAQKQVIERYYNRKARLRFFKTGDFVLKKVVQSTKAANSGKLNPMWEGPYRVRDIAGKGAYELDTMDGKVLLSHWNVVHLKRFYF